One genomic region from Cataglyphis hispanica isolate Lineage 1 chromosome 11, ULB_Chis1_1.0, whole genome shotgun sequence encodes:
- the LOC126853051 gene encoding solute carrier family 35 member E3-like: MNKKVVIAFYLLLNVIFSIVIVLLNKWLYIHTLFPNITLSMIHFVMTFIGLIICEKLNVFCVKDIDIKEMVLIAMTFCGFVVLTNLSLAHNTVGTYQVAKMLTTPCVIVMQMIFYKKHFSTLVKLTLIPITLGVVINFYYDLQFNVVGTVYATLGVLVTSLYQVMINRKQREFQMDPMQLLFYQAPLSTVMLLILIPIFEPVGQTFTHNWSLLDIIMVILSGVVAFFVNLTSYWIIGKTSPLTYNMVGHSKFCLLLLGGSLLFHETLEINQVIGITLTLVGIILYAHVKMKDQTVVSEFKIRETKPLHKV; the protein is encoded by the exons ATGAATAAGAAGGTGGTCATTGCGTTTTATTTGCTGCTAAACGTAATCTTCTCAATCGTAATTGTACTGTTGAACAAATGGCTCTATATTCACACCCTCTTTCCGAACATCACACTGTCCATGATACACTTTGTTATGACGTTTATCGGCTTGATAATTTGCGAAAAGTTAAATGTTTTTTGCGTCAAGGATATTGACATCAAGGAGATGGTGTTAATCGCCATGACATTTTGCGGATTCGTCGTTCTGACGAACCTGAGCTTAGCACACAATACGGTCGGAACCTATCAGGTAGCGAAAATGTTAACGACACCCTGCGTGATAGTGAtgcaaatgatattttataaaaagcattttagTACACTTGTCAAATTAACGTTGATACCGATTACATTAGGAGTAgtgatcaatttttattacgatctACAATTCAACGTCGTCGGAACTGTTTATGCGACACTTGGAGTGCTTGTAACATCCTTGTATCAAGTG ATGATAAACAGAAAACAGAGAGAATTTCAGATGGATCCAAtgcaattgttattttatcaagCACCATTATCCACTGTTATGCTTTTGATACTTATTCCAATCTTCGAACCAGTTGGGCAAACATTCACACATAATTGGTCACTATTGGATATA ATTATGGTGATCTTATCAGGTGTTGTTGCATTTTTTGTGAATTTGACTTCCTACTGGATCATAGGAAAGACCTCACCTTTAAC ATATAATATGGTTGGACATTCCAAATTCTGCCTCCTTTTGTTGGGAGGTTCATTACTTTTCCATGAAACATTGGAGATAAATCAAGTTATTGGTATAACTTTAACATTAGTgggaattatattatacgctCATGTCAAA ATGAAAGACCAGACAGTAGTGTCAGAATTTAAAATCAGAGAAACGAAACCTTTGCACAAAGTATGA
- the LOC126853049 gene encoding ruvB-like 1 produces the protein MKIEEVKSTAKTQRISAHSHIKGLGLDEKGIATQNAAGLVGQEMAREAAGIVVDMIKSKRMAGRAVLLAGPPGTGKTAIALAIAQELGNKVPFCPMVGSEVYSSEIKKTEVLMENFRRAIGLRIKETKEVYEGEVTELTPVETENPMGGYGKTVSHVVLGLKTSKGTKQLKLDPSIYESLQKEKVETGDVIYIEANSGAVKRQGRSDNFATEFDLEAEEYVPLPKGDVHKKKEVIQDVTLHDLDVANAKPQGGQDIMSMMGQLMKPKKTEITDKLRKEINKVVNKYIDQGIAELVPGVLFIDEVHMLDIETFTYLHRALESAIAPIVIFATNRGRCVIRGTEDIVSPHGIPLDLLDRLLIIKTLPYSRQEIEQIVKLRAVTEGLQIEDETLSALGELGTKTTLRYVVQLLTPAALVAKVNERTSIKKEDVEEVNVLFLDAKSSAKILTQNQDKFMK, from the exons ATGAAAATCGAGGAGGTGAAGAGCACTGCGAAGACTCAAAGGATCTCCGCGCACTCGCACATCAAGGGATTGGGACTTGACGAGAAAGGTATAGCCACCCAAAATGCGGCCGGTCTCGTCGGTCAGGAAATGGCGCGAGAG GCAGCAGGCATTGTTGTTGATATGATAAAGTCTAAGAGAATGGCGGGACGCGCCGTGTTGTTGGCTGGACCACCGGGCACAGGCAAGACTGCAATAGCTCTTGCCATTGCTCAAGAACTTGGTAACAAAGTGCCTTTCTGTCCTATGGTTGGCTCAGAAGTCTATAGTTCCGAAATCAAGAAAACAGAGGTCCTCATGGAGAATTTTAGGAGGGCCATTGGTTTGAGAATCAAAGAAACAAAGGAAGTATACGAGGGTGAAGTCACAGAATTGACACCTGTGGAAACAGAGAATCCTATGGGTGGTTATGGTAAAACTGTATCACATGTGGTCCTTGGACTGAAGACTTCTAAAGGCACAAAACAGTTAAAGCTTGATCCCTCTATATACGAGTctctgcaaaaagaaaaagtagaaaCTGGCGATGTAATCTATATTGAAGCCAATAGTGGTGCGGTAAAGAGGCAAGGTCGGAGTGATAACTTTGCTACTGAGTTTGATTTGGAAGCAGAAGAATATGTTCCCTTACCAAAAGGTGATGTACATAAGAAGAAGGAAGTTATTCAAGATGTAACATTGCACGATTTAGATGTAGCTAATGCCAAGCCACAAGGAGGACAGGATATAATGTCCATGATGGGGCAATTAATGAAACctaaaaaaactgaaattacag ataagttgcggaaagaaataaacaaggtagtaaacaaatatatcgatCAAGGCATCGCCGAATTAGTACCAGGAGTATTATTCATAGACGAGGTCCACATGCTAGATATAGAAACGTTTACCTATCTGCATCGCGCGCTGGAAAGCGCTATAGCGCCGATCGTTATTTTCGCCACAAATCGTGGTCGTTGCGTGATCCGGGGAACCGAAGACATTGTCTCTCCACATGGCATACCTCTCGACCTATTGGACCGCCTGCTCATCATCAAAACTCTTCCATATTCCAGGCAAGAGATTGAGCAGATAGTGAAGCTGAGAGCTGTAACAGAAGGATTGCAAATTGAGGACGAAACTCTATCCGCTCTCGGTGAACTCGGTACGAAAACGACTCTGCGATATGTAGTGCAACTTCTGACACCCGCGGCTTTAGTTGCAAAAGTCAATGAAAGAACCAGCATCAAAAAAGAGGATGTTGAGGAAGTCAATGTGCTTTTCTTGGATGCGAAATCATCTGCTAAGATCCTCACACAAAATCAAGATAAGtttatgaaataa